Proteins from one Staphylococcus saprophyticus subsp. saprophyticus ATCC 15305 = NCTC 7292 genomic window:
- a CDS encoding APC family permease, producing the protein MGQKDESSKINLPQLVLLGLGSLIGSGWLFGAWEASSIAGPAAIISWIIGFVVIGSIAYNYIEIGTMFPQSGGMSNYAQYTHGSLLGFIAAWANWVSLVTIIPIEAVSAVQYMSSWPWEWAKFTSGLMDGSTISNAGLFAVFVIIVIFSLLNYWSVKLLTSFTSLISVFKLGVPLLTIIMLIISGFDTGNYGHSVGTFMPYGSAPIFAATTASGIIFSFNAFQTIINMGSEIQKPEKNIARGIAISLTLSAILYIVLQSTFITSMPTEMLHENGWSGINFNSPFADMAILLGLNWLAILLYMEAVVSPFGTGVSFVAVTGRVLRAMEQNGHIPKFLGKMNEKYMIPRVAIIFNAIISMVMVSLFRDWGTLASVISTATLVAYLTGPTTVISLRKMAPKMHRPFRANLLKFMAPFSFVMASLAIYWAMWPTTAEVILIIILGLPIYFFYEYKMNWKNTKKQIGGSLWIILYLIVLAFLSFIGSKEFKGMNWIHYPYDFIVIIIIALIFYKIGTSSYFESVYFKRAKKINKDMRADLREKRKSEHISEE; encoded by the coding sequence ATGGGACAAAAAGATGAAAGTAGTAAAATTAATTTACCACAGCTCGTATTGCTAGGATTAGGTTCATTAATTGGATCTGGTTGGTTATTTGGCGCATGGGAGGCATCTTCCATTGCAGGACCAGCCGCAATTATTTCTTGGATTATTGGTTTTGTAGTTATAGGTTCAATTGCTTATAACTATATTGAAATAGGAACGATGTTTCCACAATCAGGTGGTATGAGTAATTATGCGCAATATACACATGGTTCGTTACTTGGATTCATTGCTGCCTGGGCAAACTGGGTATCGCTGGTAACTATCATTCCTATTGAAGCAGTATCAGCTGTACAATATATGAGTTCATGGCCTTGGGAATGGGCGAAATTTACGTCTGGTTTAATGGATGGATCTACAATAAGTAACGCAGGTTTATTTGCAGTATTTGTGATTATTGTTATCTTCTCATTATTAAACTATTGGTCAGTAAAATTATTGACGTCATTCACAAGTTTAATTTCAGTATTTAAATTAGGTGTGCCTTTATTAACGATTATCATGTTAATTATTTCTGGTTTTGACACTGGGAACTATGGTCATTCAGTTGGAACATTTATGCCTTACGGTTCAGCACCTATATTTGCTGCAACAACAGCATCAGGTATTATTTTTTCATTCAACGCATTCCAGACAATTATTAATATGGGATCTGAAATTCAAAAACCTGAAAAAAACATTGCACGTGGTATAGCTATTTCACTGACTTTAAGTGCAATCCTGTACATAGTACTACAAAGTACATTTATTACGTCAATGCCTACTGAAATGCTGCATGAAAATGGTTGGAGTGGTATTAACTTTAACTCACCATTTGCTGATATGGCTATTCTATTAGGATTAAATTGGTTAGCTATATTACTATATATGGAAGCAGTTGTTTCACCATTTGGTACAGGTGTATCATTTGTAGCTGTTACTGGACGTGTTTTACGCGCTATGGAACAAAATGGTCATATTCCTAAATTTTTAGGGAAAATGAATGAAAAATATATGATTCCTCGTGTAGCCATTATATTTAATGCAATTATAAGTATGGTCATGGTATCGCTATTCCGTGATTGGGGTACTTTAGCAAGTGTAATATCAACAGCTACGTTAGTGGCATATTTAACAGGACCAACGACAGTGATTTCACTACGTAAAATGGCACCTAAAATGCATAGACCGTTTAGAGCAAACTTATTAAAATTTATGGCACCATTTTCATTTGTGATGGCTTCATTAGCGATATATTGGGCGATGTGGCCAACAACAGCCGAAGTTATTTTAATTATTATTCTAGGATTACCAATTTACTTCTTCTATGAATATAAAATGAATTGGAAAAATACCAAAAAACAAATTGGCGGTAGCTTGTGGATTATCTTATATCTTATTGTACTTGCCTTCTTATCATTTATCGGTAGTAAAGAATTTAAAGGTATGAACTGGATTCATTATCCTTATGATTTTATTGTTATTATCATTATTGCATTAATCTTCTACAAAATAGGTACGTCTAGTTACTTTGAAAGTGTTTACTTTAAACGTGCTAAAAAGATTAATAAAGATATGCGTGCGGATTTACGTGAAAAACGTAAATCAGAACACATTAGTGAAGAATAA
- a CDS encoding gluconate transporter, with amino-acid sequence MPSFGLSLFVPLIPAILISISTILSLFITEDTILHEIVSFIGSAEISLIIPIITAIVMFGLRKGKDMDTMMKSFETGLKGVATIIFIVGAGGAFKEIILEAHVGDYIADIMKGTNISPLIMAWLITALIRIATGQGVVSAITAAGIVGPLIPTFDVSPVLMVLATAVGSNTITHVNDASFWLFKEYFNISIKDTFKTWGCVVINDICNRINGCLNTGSIYLK; translated from the coding sequence ATGCCTAGTTTTGGTTTGAGTTTATTTGTACCATTAATACCAGCTATTCTAATTTCAATATCAACCATACTCAGTTTATTTATTACCGAAGACACGATATTACATGAAATCGTATCATTTATTGGAAGTGCGGAAATCAGTCTTATCATTCCTATTATTACTGCGATTGTTATGTTTGGACTTAGAAAAGGTAAAGATATGGATACAATGATGAAATCATTTGAAACAGGTCTAAAAGGTGTTGCAACTATTATATTCATTGTCGGAGCGGGTGGCGCTTTTAAGGAAATCATTTTAGAAGCACATGTTGGAGATTATATTGCAGATATCATGAAAGGTACCAATATCTCTCCACTTATTATGGCTTGGTTAATTACAGCGCTTATCCGTATTGCGACGGGTCAAGGTGTTGTTTCAGCAATTACTGCTGCAGGTATCGTTGGTCCGTTGATACCCACTTTTGATGTCAGCCCTGTGCTTATGGTATTAGCTACAGCTGTAGGTAGTAATACCATTACTCATGTTAATGATGCATCATTTTGGTTATTCAAAGAATATTTTAATATTTCTATTAAGGATACATTTAAGACATGGGGGTGCGTTGTTATTAACGACATCTGTAACAGGATTAATGGTTGTCTTAATACTGGATCTATTTATTTAAAATAA
- a CDS encoding ABC transporter permease, whose translation MIQSFIFIIILKQWKQLVIFFTILTCTLLLIWAAYSSLNQSFKIPVAVQDQDQSQASHTLIQSIEKNDFVKVEKLDQEAIYLDESVSKKEAVAAMHIPKDYSDKLKNNQLKLALTLYARDDFIGDITFEMISRSLYEQQIPYIVKKHLDDDGQETSLEKVSDTLNQHTPKSAIVHHVVNTNSETSISISLVFGIILFVSSVQIVLHQRLKQNGPLTRLFIFQYSKLILFTTYILIHTLILMLVLGITTFIFQQQLSFTFFAKSLVIIIVYELGVSWLLFKINTLSHRLFMAVIFALLMAVLYIFIQL comes from the coding sequence ATGATACAGTCCTTTATATTTATCATTATATTAAAACAGTGGAAGCAATTAGTGATTTTTTTTACTATTTTAACGTGTACGTTGTTATTGATATGGGCAGCTTATTCATCGCTGAATCAATCTTTTAAAATTCCAGTCGCAGTTCAAGATCAGGATCAATCCCAAGCTTCACATACATTAATTCAAAGTATTGAGAAGAACGACTTTGTTAAAGTTGAAAAGTTGGACCAAGAAGCAATATATCTGGATGAAAGTGTTAGTAAAAAAGAAGCGGTTGCAGCGATGCATATCCCTAAAGATTACAGTGATAAATTGAAAAATAATCAATTAAAATTGGCACTTACACTTTATGCAAGAGATGATTTTATTGGTGATATTACATTTGAAATGATTAGTCGTTCATTATATGAACAACAAATTCCGTATATTGTAAAAAAACATTTAGATGATGACGGTCAAGAGACGTCCTTAGAAAAGGTGTCCGATACATTAAATCAACACACGCCCAAATCAGCCATTGTTCACCATGTCGTAAATACCAATTCTGAGACGTCTATATCAATCAGCCTAGTGTTTGGCATTATCTTATTCGTTAGTAGTGTTCAAATCGTGTTGCATCAAAGGCTGAAACAAAATGGTCCGTTAACAAGACTTTTTATATTTCAATACAGTAAGTTGATACTTTTCACAACTTATATTTTGATTCATACACTCATTTTAATGCTTGTACTTGGCATAACAACATTCATATTTCAACAACAACTTTCATTTACGTTCTTTGCGAAATCATTAGTGATTATTATTGTGTATGAACTAGGGGTTTCATGGTTACTTTTCAAAATAAATACACTCAGTCATAGGCTCTTTATGGCAGTCATATTTGCCTTATTGATGGCGGTGTTATATATCTTTATACAATTATAG
- the rocD gene encoding ornithine--oxo-acid transaminase, producing the protein MLDLYEHTDKYSSKNYSPLKLALAKGRGAKVWDIEDNCYIDCISGFSVVNQGHCHPKIIKALQEQSQRITMVSRALYSDNLGKWEEKICKLANKENVLPMNTGTEAVETAIKMARKWGADIKNIDESSSEIIAMNGNFHGRTLGSLSLSSQDSYKKGFGPLLNNIHYADFGDIEQLKKLINNQTTAIILEPIQGEGGVNIPPTHFIQEVRQLCNEYNVLLIADEIQVGLGRTGKMFAMEWENTEPDIYLLGKSLGGGLYPISAVLANQDVMSVLTPGTHGSTFGGNPLACAVSMAALDVLNEEHLVQNALDLGDRLLKHLQQIESELIVEVRGRGLFIGIELNVAAQDYCEQMINKGVLCKETQGNIIRIAPPLVIDKDEIDEVIRVITEVLEK; encoded by the coding sequence ATGCTTGATTTATATGAACACACAGACAAATATAGTTCTAAAAATTATAGTCCATTAAAATTAGCTTTAGCTAAAGGACGTGGTGCAAAAGTCTGGGATATTGAAGACAATTGTTATATAGATTGTATTTCTGGATTTTCGGTAGTTAATCAAGGCCATTGTCATCCTAAAATCATAAAGGCACTTCAAGAGCAGAGCCAAAGAATAACAATGGTTTCTCGTGCTTTATATAGTGATAATTTAGGTAAATGGGAAGAAAAGATTTGTAAACTTGCAAATAAAGAAAATGTTTTACCAATGAATACTGGCACAGAGGCTGTGGAAACAGCCATAAAAATGGCTCGTAAATGGGGCGCTGATATTAAAAATATTGATGAATCATCATCAGAAATCATTGCTATGAATGGAAACTTTCATGGCCGTACGTTAGGTTCATTATCATTATCATCACAAGATAGTTATAAAAAAGGTTTTGGACCGTTATTAAACAATATACATTACGCAGATTTTGGAGATATAGAACAATTAAAAAAATTAATTAATAATCAAACAACTGCAATTATTCTGGAACCTATACAAGGTGAGGGAGGCGTAAATATTCCTCCAACACATTTTATACAAGAAGTACGTCAACTCTGTAACGAATATAATGTGTTATTAATTGCAGACGAGATACAAGTGGGGCTTGGAAGAACGGGTAAGATGTTCGCAATGGAATGGGAAAATACAGAGCCAGATATATATTTATTAGGTAAATCACTAGGTGGAGGGTTATATCCGATATCCGCAGTGTTAGCGAACCAAGATGTGATGAGTGTCCTCACCCCAGGCACGCATGGTTCCACATTTGGTGGTAATCCACTAGCTTGCGCTGTATCAATGGCAGCATTAGACGTGCTGAATGAAGAGCATTTAGTACAAAATGCATTAGACTTAGGCGATAGATTATTAAAGCACCTGCAACAAATTGAAAGTGAACTGATCGTGGAAGTGAGAGGTAGGGGATTGTTTATAGGTATAGAATTAAATGTAGCAGCACAGGACTATTGTGAACAAATGATAAATAAAGGTGTGCTTTGTAAAGAAACACAGGGCAATATTATAAGGATTGCACCACCACTTGTTATTGATAAAGATGAAATCGATGAAGTAATTCGTGTCATAACAGAAGTTTTGGAAAAGTAA
- a CDS encoding DUF6583 family protein, with protein MSKTVKIVIAVVIGVLLICGIGGAAAYYFTKNTPKNTYLLSEQETAKQMKAYGEDRFENEFEFQDKMKDESYLINLNASADVPEALLKSSDIPKSVADASKLGFKLGHDPDKEHSVIALTPTVADNEIGEFQWAADKQNQYYAAPILDDVYKAKNNELVDVYKKITGETSSVEGTNNGITNDSLNLNSLLSGTQISQDKIDEISKKYSEVITDKLDDDNFEKDDVTIKVNGEDKDVKKVTMNVSKGETKAILTDILEKAKKDKDIKAIAEDQFNAKDYKKQLDDILKEVKDTDKAEFPSVKSVIWEDDNQILKRNLTMKDEDGSTVKLNGTSQVDDDNLMIDYKLTTDDDQEVALKGKSTKKDDQYKDNYKVTFDNGYRKSDATLTNTESQDGDKRNDKGQIEINANYDKTTIDFNNKLDTDTKNNTQKQELSLSTDIDNETVVINIKGDTKLKEDIKFKKANAQDLNTMSDSDFRKLQREISNNTEDIVKDIAKDIKDKK; from the coding sequence ATGTCTAAGACAGTGAAGATTGTTATAGCAGTCGTTATTGGGGTACTACTGATTTGTGGCATTGGGGGAGCAGCAGCGTATTATTTCACAAAGAACACACCTAAAAATACGTATTTACTAAGTGAACAGGAAACAGCAAAGCAAATGAAAGCGTATGGTGAAGACAGGTTTGAAAATGAATTTGAATTTCAAGATAAGATGAAAGATGAGTCGTATTTAATTAATTTAAATGCAAGTGCAGATGTACCAGAAGCACTACTCAAATCATCGGATATACCAAAATCTGTTGCAGATGCTTCGAAGTTAGGATTTAAATTGGGACATGATCCGGATAAAGAGCATTCAGTTATAGCTTTAACACCTACAGTTGCAGATAATGAAATTGGGGAATTTCAATGGGCTGCCGATAAGCAAAATCAATATTATGCAGCTCCAATTTTAGATGATGTTTACAAAGCGAAGAATAATGAACTTGTCGATGTGTATAAAAAAATCACTGGGGAAACATCGAGTGTTGAAGGGACAAATAATGGCATTACAAATGACTCATTAAATTTAAATTCGTTGTTATCTGGTACACAAATATCTCAAGATAAAATTGATGAAATTAGCAAGAAATATAGTGAAGTGATTACAGATAAATTAGACGATGATAATTTTGAAAAAGACGATGTAACAATTAAGGTCAATGGTGAGGATAAAGATGTTAAAAAAGTAACAATGAATGTAAGTAAAGGTGAAACAAAAGCCATTTTAACAGACATATTAGAAAAAGCTAAAAAAGACAAAGATATTAAAGCGATTGCAGAAGATCAATTTAATGCGAAAGACTATAAAAAACAATTAGATGATATATTAAAAGAAGTAAAAGATACAGATAAAGCAGAATTTCCAAGTGTGAAATCAGTTATATGGGAAGACGATAATCAGATTCTTAAACGTAATTTAACGATGAAAGATGAAGACGGTTCAACAGTGAAATTAAATGGGACAAGTCAAGTTGATGATGATAACTTAATGATTGATTATAAATTAACAACAGATGATGACCAAGAAGTAGCACTGAAAGGTAAGTCGACTAAAAAAGACGATCAGTATAAAGATAACTACAAAGTAACTTTTGATAATGGTTACCGTAAGTCTGATGCAACTTTAACAAATACAGAATCACAAGATGGGGATAAACGTAACGACAAAGGTCAGATTGAAATCAATGCTAACTACGATAAAACAACGATTGATTTCAATAATAAATTAGACACAGACACTAAAAATAATACACAAAAACAAGAACTTTCATTATCAACAGATATCGATAATGAGACGGTCGTGATTAATATTAAAGGTGACACAAAACTTAAAGAAGACATTAAATTTAAAAAAGCAAATGCACAAGATTTAAATACAATGTCTGATAGTGACTTTAGAAAACTACAACGAGAAATATCTAACAACACTGAAGATATTGTAAAAGATATCGCAAAAGATATTAAAGATAAAAAATAA
- a CDS encoding MFS transporter, with protein sequence MKFKKEKVNRVDSDQAKKGVVATGIGNAIEWFDFGLYAQLAVILSANFFGNLPQEMQIVSTFAVFAFAFIVRPIGGIFFSHLGDKYGRKIVLSTTILLMAASTLMLGLLPTQDQIGIWAPILLLVVRMIQSFSTGGEYAGAMTYIAETAPDKTRGKLGSGLEIGTLAGNIMAAILAGLMYSLLSNQQMADWGWRIPFILAAPLGIIGIILRSSLDESPAYESTLEEQEELEYSYLDIFKYYWKDVVVCFAGVAFLNVANYMVLSYMPSFLNSTINLGGTMGSILSTITMLVMIPAVFFFGWYSDKVGNKRTIIFGLAGFSLFSVLAFWLMSIPMIPFVILGLFIIALFMSTFEGVMPSLLPSMFHTKVRLRTLSLVYNIGAAVFGGLTPFILSTLVETTGQQIAPSYYLMFINVVGLIIFITMFKSTSNKSLRGSYPNVETQEDYDHVVKNPKDALWWEDEVRKD encoded by the coding sequence GTGAAATTTAAAAAAGAGAAAGTTAACAGAGTAGATTCTGATCAAGCCAAAAAAGGTGTTGTAGCCACAGGGATTGGTAATGCAATAGAATGGTTTGATTTTGGTTTATATGCACAATTAGCTGTGATATTAAGTGCAAATTTCTTTGGGAATTTACCTCAAGAGATGCAAATTGTTTCAACATTTGCAGTATTTGCCTTTGCTTTTATAGTGAGACCAATCGGTGGTATATTTTTCAGTCACTTAGGGGACAAATATGGACGGAAAATTGTATTATCGACAACGATATTACTTATGGCAGCATCGACATTGATGCTCGGGCTGTTACCTACACAAGATCAAATTGGTATTTGGGCACCTATATTATTACTTGTTGTTCGTATGATTCAGTCATTTTCAACAGGTGGGGAATACGCAGGTGCAATGACTTATATTGCAGAAACAGCTCCTGATAAGACACGCGGTAAATTAGGCAGTGGATTAGAAATTGGTACACTTGCTGGAAATATTATGGCTGCTATTTTAGCGGGGCTGATGTATTCATTATTAAGTAATCAACAAATGGCTGATTGGGGCTGGAGAATTCCATTCATCCTTGCTGCACCATTAGGTATTATTGGTATTATCTTACGTTCAAGTTTAGATGAAAGCCCAGCTTATGAATCTACATTAGAAGAACAAGAAGAATTAGAATATTCATATTTAGATATTTTCAAATATTATTGGAAAGACGTCGTCGTTTGTTTTGCAGGCGTAGCTTTCTTAAATGTTGCCAACTATATGGTACTTTCCTATATGCCATCATTCTTGAATTCAACAATCAACTTAGGTGGAACTATGGGATCCATATTGAGCACCATAACCATGTTAGTTATGATACCAGCAGTATTTTTCTTTGGTTGGTATAGTGATAAAGTTGGTAACAAACGCACCATTATATTTGGTTTAGCAGGATTTAGTTTATTCTCGGTGCTTGCATTTTGGTTAATGAGTATTCCAATGATTCCATTTGTAATACTTGGATTGTTTATCATTGCATTATTTATGTCAACATTTGAAGGTGTTATGCCATCCTTATTACCAAGTATGTTCCATACAAAGGTTAGGTTACGTACATTATCACTTGTTTATAATATTGGTGCTGCGGTATTTGGTGGTTTAACGCCATTTATACTTTCAACTTTAGTAGAAACGACAGGACAACAAATTGCACCATCTTATTACTTGATGTTTATTAATGTCGTTGGACTCATTATCTTCATAACAATGTTTAAATCTACCTCTAACAAATCACTCAGAGGTTCTTATCCAAATGTCGAAACGCAAGAGGATTATGATCATGTAGTGAAAAATCCTAAAGATGCTTTATGGTGGGAAGATGAAGTTAGAAAAGATTAA
- a CDS encoding nucleoside hydrolase, with protein MKQIYFNHDGGVDDLISLFLLLQMEDVSLIGVSAIGADSYVEPAASASQKIINRFSKQPIHVAASKQRGKNPFPKDWRMHAFFMDALPILNEANQSHSNLLEHDAYEDIIEKLQKSHAPVTLLFTGPLTDLAKAVTVEPTIINKIERLVWMGGTFLEKGNVEEPEHDGTAEWNAFWDPESVKTVFDTNIKIDIVALESTNRVPLTWDIRQAWANERHYPGVDFLGVSYAAVPPLTHFQTNSTYFLWDVLTTAYVGEPELVQQHSVNASVYTEGPSQGQTYIDDVHGRTISVVDDVEHDAFFKYITNLAKKVEQ; from the coding sequence ATGAAACAAATATATTTTAACCATGACGGTGGCGTCGATGATTTAATTTCTCTATTTCTGTTACTACAAATGGAGGATGTATCACTCATTGGTGTGAGTGCAATTGGTGCTGATAGCTATGTTGAACCTGCAGCAAGTGCATCTCAAAAAATCATTAATCGCTTTAGCAAGCAACCGATTCATGTCGCCGCTTCGAAACAACGCGGAAAAAATCCATTCCCTAAAGATTGGCGTATGCATGCATTTTTTATGGACGCTTTACCTATTTTAAACGAAGCTAATCAAAGCCATTCAAATTTACTTGAACACGATGCTTATGAAGATATTATTGAAAAATTACAAAAGAGTCATGCTCCAGTGACTTTATTATTTACTGGCCCATTAACGGATTTAGCTAAAGCCGTAACAGTTGAGCCTACAATTATTAATAAAATTGAACGTTTAGTATGGATGGGTGGTACATTTTTAGAAAAAGGAAATGTCGAAGAACCTGAACACGATGGCACTGCAGAATGGAATGCTTTTTGGGATCCAGAATCTGTTAAAACCGTCTTTGATACAAATATAAAAATAGACATAGTCGCATTAGAAAGTACAAATCGTGTACCACTGACATGGGATATTAGACAAGCTTGGGCAAACGAACGACATTATCCAGGTGTTGATTTCTTAGGAGTCAGTTATGCTGCTGTACCTCCATTAACACATTTCCAAACGAATTCTACTTATTTCTTATGGGATGTACTAACAACTGCATATGTAGGTGAACCTGAATTGGTACAGCAACATTCGGTCAATGCTAGTGTTTATACAGAAGGGCCTAGTCAGGGGCAAACGTATATAGATGATGTACACGGCAGAACAATTTCAGTCGTCGATGATGTCGAACACGATGCCTTCTTTAAATACATTACAAATTTAGCAAAAAAAGTTGAACAATAA
- a CDS encoding ABC transporter permease, with amino-acid sequence MKTIQLFRIYHSFLLKKWHLFFYLILMMCAFLTALLVVQYVNQDDAKFRIGIVDHDNSAETQLILNSMGNGTHLGKDIRIQRYNQNQAQKLLKAQKLEGYYVFEKGMTKTFYKHGNLPIAVYTYDQTSTKSLVINQLTDSVYSRLMLSMGGGLTYTTLSPEANKDDKLQLLTDLLFTGLNRTGGFDYQPIQIFDTSSYYVVTGYLASIFIFALSLFSILKMNQAKALKSRLHMYHFSFEKLTLIRSLFTLFYTGVWTLLGCLCMIQILPNTFEPYNWPTVVIQLVYYILMITGWLTIIDLICFRWFNIVLKIMLALMVILFSGQIIPTIYFKHLLNGMFNVQPFSFVTNQMLEIILNNYILDTPITFYMSFVITAIILLVIIVWRYRR; translated from the coding sequence ATGAAAACAATTCAATTGTTTCGCATTTACCACTCTTTTCTATTAAAAAAATGGCATCTTTTTTTCTATTTGATTTTGATGATGTGTGCTTTTTTAACTGCCTTACTAGTCGTTCAGTACGTTAATCAAGATGATGCAAAGTTTAGAATAGGTATTGTTGATCACGATAATTCGGCGGAGACACAGCTCATACTCAATTCAATGGGAAATGGAACACATCTAGGTAAAGATATTCGTATTCAGCGTTACAATCAAAATCAAGCGCAAAAATTATTGAAAGCACAAAAATTAGAGGGATATTATGTTTTTGAAAAAGGTATGACAAAAACATTTTATAAACATGGTAATTTACCTATAGCTGTTTATACATATGATCAAACGTCAACTAAAAGTTTAGTTATTAATCAGTTGACTGATTCAGTTTATAGTCGCCTCATGTTATCGATGGGTGGAGGGTTAACCTACACGACATTATCACCAGAGGCCAATAAGGACGATAAGTTACAATTATTGACGGATTTATTATTTACCGGTTTAAATCGGACAGGCGGATTTGATTATCAACCGATACAAATATTTGATACATCGAGCTATTATGTAGTGACAGGTTATTTAGCCTCCATATTTATTTTTGCACTATCACTATTTTCAATTTTAAAAATGAACCAAGCTAAGGCATTAAAATCCAGATTACATATGTACCATTTTTCATTTGAAAAGCTAACATTAATTAGAAGTTTATTTACGCTATTTTATACTGGCGTGTGGACCTTGTTAGGATGCTTATGCATGATACAGATATTGCCCAATACTTTTGAGCCTTATAATTGGCCAACTGTAGTTATTCAATTAGTTTATTATATTCTAATGATTACAGGTTGGTTAACCATTATTGATTTGATCTGTTTCCGTTGGTTCAATATCGTACTGAAAATCATGCTTGCACTTATGGTTATTCTATTTTCTGGTCAAATTATACCAACGATATATTTCAAACATTTATTGAATGGCATGTTTAATGTGCAGCCATTTAGTTTTGTCACTAATCAAATGTTAGAGATTATATTAAATAATTATATCTTAGATACACCCATTACTTTCTATATGAGCTTTGTGATAACAGCTATTATATTATTGGTAATCATTGTTTGGAGGTATCGCCGATGA
- a CDS encoding ABC transporter ATP-binding protein: MIELKNLSKHYRKKCIFESLDMTFENLQLTVLLGENGAGKSTLLRMIAGLEQLTKGEIRYFGEQLSKKQRQDKIGYVPQDIALFEHMTVNENIRCFKALCKTPLSNVLIDEYARQLNLNERTMTISNLSGGTKRKVNVLIGLLSNPQILILDEPTVGIDLKSRFDIHNLLNTMKRERLIILTTHHLDEVEALADQIKVIGNDPFYREILEDKHWAFEVYNNK, from the coding sequence ATGATAGAATTAAAAAATTTAAGCAAGCACTATCGTAAAAAATGCATCTTTGAGTCCCTAGATATGACATTTGAAAATTTGCAATTAACCGTTTTATTAGGTGAAAACGGCGCTGGTAAATCCACATTATTAAGAATGATTGCCGGTTTAGAACAATTGACTAAAGGTGAAATACGTTATTTTGGAGAACAACTGTCAAAAAAGCAAAGACAAGATAAAATCGGTTATGTACCACAGGATATTGCACTATTTGAACATATGACAGTTAATGAAAATATTCGATGTTTTAAGGCGCTATGCAAAACACCGTTATCCAATGTATTGATAGACGAGTATGCACGTCAACTCAATTTAAATGAGAGAACCATGACAATTTCTAATTTGTCTGGTGGTACGAAACGAAAGGTGAATGTTCTAATCGGTTTATTAAGTAATCCGCAAATATTAATTTTAGATGAACCTACAGTAGGTATAGATTTAAAATCCAGATTTGATATTCATAACCTTTTGAATACAATGAAGAGGGAACGACTCATTATATTAACGACACACCACTTAGATGAAGTTGAAGCATTAGCGGATCAAATTAAAGTAATTGGTAATGATCCATTCTATAGGGAAATTCTTGAAGATAAGCATTGGGCATTCGAAGTATATAATAATAAATAG